AAGGCACCTGGATGAAATACCGTGATAACAATAGCGCCAAAGCAAAGGAATACCTGGAAGCCGCGAAGTGGGCGGCCGATAAAGTAATGACGGATGGAGGCTATGCAGTAGGACCGGATTATCGTGCGCTGTTCAGCTCCCTGGATCTGGGCGGTAATCCTGAAATGATCCTCTATCGCCGGTATGAAACGGGCTTGCTGACCCATTGTCTCATGAGCTATGTGAATACTGAAGGACAAACAGGCGCCAGCAAAAATGCCGTTGAATCTTATCTCTGTAAAGATGGTTTGCCGGTGGGTATATCACCGTTGTACAAAGGAGATAAGCAGATAGCCGATGTAATGACAGACAGGGACCCGCGTATGTACGGGACTTTTGTGCAGGTATTACGTTTGAATGGATTGATTGGCCAGCCTTCTACTACCGGTTATGCCGTGTTGAAATTTCTGAATGATGATATCAAGGATAAGCTGGAAGGCACGTCTTTATTGAATCCTACAGATGCGCCTGTGATCCGTTATGGAGAAGTATTGCTGAATTATGCAGAAGCCTGCGCCGAGTTGGGTACGGTCACCCAATCTGATCTGGACCGTTCCATTAACCAGTTGAGAAGCAGGGCGGGAGTCAATATTCCGCCGTTGCAGGTAGTGGGCGTGTTACCGGCCGTAAACGGAACGGTATACGACGATCCGCGCCGCGATCCTGCCGTACCCGCCATGATATGGGAGATCCGCCGGGAACGCCGCATAGAAATGATGATGGAAGGCATCCGGTATGATGACCTTCGGCGCTGGGGCAAGCTGGCGTACACCGATACCAAAGCCAACAAGGATATCAACCTGGGCGCCTGGATCAAAAAATCGGACTATCCACCGGAGCTGAACGTAGTGTTGGAAAATAATGCAGCAGAAGGTTATATCATGCCGGCGGTACAAGCCGGATCTCAACGTATCTTTAGTGACCCGAAAGTGTACCTGGATCCTTTGCCTTTGGATCAGATTAAAC
The Chitinophaga sp. MM2321 DNA segment above includes these coding regions:
- a CDS encoding RagB/SusD family nutrient uptake outer membrane protein: MDKKIYLLLFFLLLAGACKNKVDDFLTRLPPDKMTDPEYWANEQSVRTFAWGFYPIYFTGYGSGWTWGKYFSGQSLNDDFAPTAPSQFTQNVPATSTGWSFTNVRKANLFIDRIHLVPMEEEAIKHWEGVGRFFRGMEYSALVRKFGDMPWYGKVLDENDTQELFRPRDPRAVVMDSVLADFKFAAENVRASDGEKGLTVNKYVVLAFMSKVFLFEGTWMKYRDNNSAKAKEYLEAAKWAADKVMTDGGYAVGPDYRALFSSLDLGGNPEMILYRRYETGLLTHCLMSYVNTEGQTGASKNAVESYLCKDGLPVGISPLYKGDKQIADVMTDRDPRMYGTFVQVLRLNGLIGQPSTTGYAVLKFLNDDIKDKLEGTSLLNPTDAPVIRYGEVLLNYAEACAELGTVTQSDLDRSINQLRSRAGVNIPPLQVVGVLPAVNGTVYDDPRRDPAVPAMIWEIRRERRIEMMMEGIRYDDLRRWGKLAYTDTKANKDINLGAWIKKSDYPPELNVVLENNAAEGYIMPAVQAGSQRIFSDPKVYLDPLPLDQIKLYKDQGVDLKQNPGWN